The Rhodococcus antarcticus DNA segment GCCATCGGCACCGCCGTCAAGGCCGAGGGCGGCCGCACGCAGACGCAGTGGCGCACGCGCACCGGGGCACCGTTCACCTCCGACCTGAACGGCCAGGACTTCTGGACGCTGCTGCAGTCCGGGCACGCCCCGCTGGGCCTCGTGCTGGGCACCTGCGTCTACCACATCGCCCACCGCGGCCTCGGCAACGTGATGGCCACCGCCGGGCAGAACGCCGAGCTGCCGCAGTACACCCAGGCGCTGTACGAGGCGCGCGAGCTGGCCATGGGTCGCATGCAGGCCGAGGCCGAGAAGCTCGGGGCCGAGGGCATCGTCGGCGTGGTCCTGGACTCCCACAACCACACCTGGGGCGGTCACACCACCGAGTTCCTCGCCATCGGCACGGCCGTGCGCCCCTACGCCGTCGACCACGTCATCGCCCCGCCGACCATGGTGATCGGGCTCGACCGGTGAGCGGCGACGTCGAGGTGGCCACCCTCGCCGCCGCGCTCCGGGCCGACGCCGGTGACCTCGCGCTGTACGCCGGGTTCCTGCTCAACTCCCTCGGGGACGCCCTGCCCGCCGAGCTCGTCACCGTCGACCGCACCCGGACCCTGTCCGACCGCGTCCGCGGGGGAGAGGGCACCGTGACCGGGGTGCACGTGCGCCTGGGCGAGGAGCTGTTCAGCCTGCGGCGGGACCGGGTCGGCGCGGCGGGCACCGCCACCGTGAGCCACGAGGTGGGCGGCATCCGGCTCTCCACCGAGACGGTCGGGCTCGACACCTGGTCCACCCGGGTCTCGGCGGCGCTGCTCGTCCGGGCCCGGACGAGCTCCGCGGCGGCGGCCGCGCTCACCGGGATGCTCGCCCCACGACCCCTGGACTGAGCCGCCCGTCACCGCACCGTCACCCCCTGGGACCGACGATCTCGGGCCGCCCCGGGCACAATGAAGGGGTGGTGACCAGGTGAGCACGGACGTCCGCGACCGACCGAGCACGGCCGTGCCCGCACCGCACCCGCTGCCCCGGCGGGTCGGCGCGCTGATCGGCGTCCTCGCCGTGGCGGCGGCCCTGGGTGTCGCGCACCTCGCCGCGGGGCTCGTGCAGCTGCCGTCCTCGCCGTACCTGGCCGTGGGCAACGCCTTCATCGACCTGACCCCGCCGTGGCTCAAGACGTTCGCCGTCGACCAGTTCGGCACCAACGACAAGACCGCGCTGCTCACCGGCATGGCCCTGGTGCTCGTGGCCCTGGGGGCGGGCGTCGGGCTGCTGGCCCGGTGCGACACCCGGCTCGGCGTGGCGGGGGTGGTGGTGCTGGGGCTCGTGGGCCTGGTGGCCGTGCTCACCCGTCCCGACACGACGGCCGTGGGGGTGCTGGCCCCCCTGGTGGCCCTGGTGGCGGGGGTGGGTGCGCTGCTGTGGCTGCTGCACGCGGCCCGGACGAGCTGGCCGGCCGCGGTGGCGCGCACCCCGCGCGGCACCGTGCTCCCGGTCTCGCGCCGCACGTTCCTCGGCACCTCGACCGCCGTCGCCGCCGGGGCAGGGGTGGCCACCGTGCTCGGTCGGGCCGCGGGCAGCTCGGTGGACGTCGCGGCCGCCCAGGCACGGGTGGGCACGCTGACACCGGTGACGACCCTGCCGGCCGTTCCCGCCGGCGCGGACTTCACCGCGGACGGTGGGTTGCCGTTCATCACCCCGAACGCCGACTTCTACCGCATCGACACCGCGCTCTCGGTGCCCCGGCTCAGCGCCGCCGACTGGTCCCTGCGCATCCACGGCATGGTCGACCGCGAGATCACGCTGACCCTCGACGACCTCCTGGCCCGCGAGCTCGTCGAGCAGCGCGTCACCTTCACCTGCGTGTCCTACGACCTCGGCAGCAACCTGGTGGGCACCGCCGACTGGGTGGGCGTCTCGCTGCGCGACGTCCTGCTCGAGGCCGGGGTGCAGGACGGGGCCGACCAGATCTTCTCCACCAGCGTCGACGGCTTCACCGCGAGCACGCCCGTGGACACCGTGATGGAGCCCGACCGCGGCGCGATGCTCGCGGTCAACATGAACGGCGAGCCGCTGCCGGCCGAGCACGGCTTCCCGGTGCGGATGCTGGTGCCCGGGCTGTTCGGCTTCGTCTCGGCCACCAAGTGGATCGTCGACATCGAGCTGACGACGTACGCGGACAAGCAGGCCTACTGGACTCCGCGCGGCTGGTCCGACCACGGGCCGGTCAAGCAGGCGTCCAAGATCGTCTCGGGCTCCTCGGTGGCCAGCGGCAGCGGGTTCACCACCACCCTCACCGGGGCCGCGTGGGACCAGCACACCGGGATCACCGGGGTGGAGGTGCGCCTCGACGACGGGCCGTGGCAGCCCGCCCGGATGGGTGCCGACGGTGGGCGCGACGCGTGGCGGATGTGGCGCGCGGACCTCACGGGCGTCCCCGCCGGTGAGCACACCGCGCAGTGCCGGGCCACCAACGCCGAGGGGACCCAGCAGACCGCAACACCCGCGCCGCCCAACCCCGACGGTGCGACCGGCTGGCACACGGTGCGCGTCAAGGTCGGCTGAACCCGGCCGGGTTCGCTCAGAAGTCGGTGTCCGCCAGCAGGTCGTCGAGCACCGCGCGGTCCCCGAGGACGTCCAGCCCGTCCAGGGTGCGCCGTCGGGTCAGCACCCGCAGCAGGTCGGCCGCGGGGGCCCGCAGCGCGGAGTCGCCCCTCGCGTGGCCCGGCGTCCACCGGAGGCCGTCCGGGGTGCGGGTCAGCATCCACTCGCCGTCGTGGTCGGTGGCGTGCAGGTGCACCGTCTCGCCGGTCCCGCGCAGCGGGTGTGCCCCGTCGTCGGTCAGGGCGAGCACGTCGAGCCAGTGGCCCACGCCGTCGACGGCCAGCGCGGGGTCCACGACGACGGGGAGGCCGGCCGCGAGCTCGGCGTCCACCCGGCGCAGCAGGGTCTCGTGCACCGCCCAGCGCGCCCAGAACCCCGAGCTCGGCTGCTCGGCCCAGCTCCACACCTGCGTGTCCGGGCCGGCGTCGGTGAGTGCGACCACCAACCGCTGCGCGCCGGAGACGAGCCACTGCGCCACCCCGTCGGCGTCGTCGGGCGGGGTCCGGTCGTCCAGGCCGGTGACGGCCACGAACTCGGTTGCCCGCGTGCGGACCACGGCCTCGGCCCAGCGCTGCGCGTCGCCGACGTGGCGGGCCAGGCGGGCGGTGTGCCAGCCCGGGACGGAGGGCACGGGTGCGTCGAGCCCGGCCGCTCCCAGGGCCGCGGAGAGCCGGGCGGTCTCCGCGGTGATCGCCGTGAGCAGGTCGGTGTGGTCGAGGGGAGCAGGCGTCACTACAGGCCGTAGGCCTCGAGCAGCCGCAGCCAGACCTCGCTGATGGTGGGGTAGGCGGGCACCGCGTGCCACAGCCGGTCAACGGGCACGTCGCCGACGATGGCGATGGTCCCGGCGTGGACGAGCTCGGCGACGTCCTGGCCCACGAACGTCACGCCGAGCAGCGTCCGGCTCGCCGTGTCCACGACCATGACCGCCTTGCCGGTGTAGCCGTCGGCGTGCAGCGCGCTGCCGGCCACGGCGATGTCGATCTCCACCACGTCGTGGGCGATCCCCGCGTCGCTCACCTGCCGCACGGTGCGGCCGACGAAGGCGACCTCGGGGTCGGTGA contains these protein-coding regions:
- a CDS encoding heavy metal-binding domain-containing protein; the protein is MQDAALPEAAMRRLAELGDRQGAIFTSDLSVNEFLLVKEAGFHPVGLVLGSSIYHVGLQVGRWSKNQELTTLTQALYHARELAMSRMVAEAAALGADGIVGVRLTLEQKEFGSNVTEFIAIGTAVKAEGGRTQTQWRTRTGAPFTSDLNGQDFWTLLQSGHAPLGLVLGTCVYHIAHRGLGNVMATAGQNAELPQYTQALYEARELAMGRMQAEAEKLGAEGIVGVVLDSHNHTWGGHTTEFLAIGTAVRPYAVDHVIAPPTMVIGLDR
- a CDS encoding molybdopterin-dependent oxidoreductase yields the protein MSTDVRDRPSTAVPAPHPLPRRVGALIGVLAVAAALGVAHLAAGLVQLPSSPYLAVGNAFIDLTPPWLKTFAVDQFGTNDKTALLTGMALVLVALGAGVGLLARCDTRLGVAGVVVLGLVGLVAVLTRPDTTAVGVLAPLVALVAGVGALLWLLHAARTSWPAAVARTPRGTVLPVSRRTFLGTSTAVAAGAGVATVLGRAAGSSVDVAAAQARVGTLTPVTTLPAVPAGADFTADGGLPFITPNADFYRIDTALSVPRLSAADWSLRIHGMVDREITLTLDDLLARELVEQRVTFTCVSYDLGSNLVGTADWVGVSLRDVLLEAGVQDGADQIFSTSVDGFTASTPVDTVMEPDRGAMLAVNMNGEPLPAEHGFPVRMLVPGLFGFVSATKWIVDIELTTYADKQAYWTPRGWSDHGPVKQASKIVSGSSVASGSGFTTTLTGAAWDQHTGITGVEVRLDDGPWQPARMGADGGRDAWRMWRADLTGVPAGEHTAQCRATNAEGTQQTATPAPPNPDGATGWHTVRVKVG
- a CDS encoding maleylpyruvate isomerase N-terminal domain-containing protein, which translates into the protein MTPAPLDHTDLLTAITAETARLSAALGAAGLDAPVPSVPGWHTARLARHVGDAQRWAEAVVRTRATEFVAVTGLDDRTPPDDADGVAQWLVSGAQRLVVALTDAGPDTQVWSWAEQPSSGFWARWAVHETLLRRVDAELAAGLPVVVDPALAVDGVGHWLDVLALTDDGAHPLRGTGETVHLHATDHDGEWMLTRTPDGLRWTPGHARGDSALRAPAADLLRVLTRRRTLDGLDVLGDRAVLDDLLADTDF